Proteins from one Desulfonema limicola genomic window:
- a CDS encoding ERF family protein has translation MSEQKNAEHLSLWQKFLEIRRSCSFLQKDRQGHQFKYVSSSKALSAIRPEMDRYGLILVPEIRGHSVTIKETDKGGREFLTELDLTYTWINADNPDERLAVPFYAQGTDKSERGVGKALTYGEKNFILKFFNIATDKDDPDAFQNYGYGNNGNNGNNGNNQTSETHQTPHYDQNMNMSAQSSNNINPEDFGLPPNIGLGVTLTEGQVFITESRKGTAYAHRGMLKSAGFKFDGNKKCWCRGIN, from the coding sequence ATGAGCGAACAAAAAAACGCTGAACATCTCAGTTTGTGGCAGAAATTCCTGGAAATCCGCAGATCATGCAGTTTTCTTCAAAAGGATAGACAGGGGCATCAGTTCAAATACGTGAGTTCATCAAAGGCTCTGAGTGCAATACGCCCGGAAATGGACAGATACGGATTGATTCTTGTTCCTGAAATCAGAGGACATTCTGTTACAATAAAAGAAACAGACAAAGGCGGACGAGAGTTTTTGACAGAACTTGACCTGACCTATACCTGGATTAATGCGGATAATCCTGATGAAAGACTTGCAGTACCTTTTTACGCACAGGGAACCGATAAATCCGAAAGAGGTGTGGGAAAAGCTCTGACCTATGGTGAAAAGAATTTTATTCTGAAATTCTTCAACATTGCCACGGATAAAGATGATCCTGATGCATTCCAGAATTATGGTTACGGAAATAATGGAAACAATGGAAACAATGGAAACAACCAGACTTCGGAAACACATCAAACGCCTCATTATGACCAGAATATGAACATGTCTGCACAATCATCAAACAATATAAATCCCGAAGACTTTGGTCTGCCCCCGAATATCGGCCTTGGTGTTACCCTTACAGAAGGACAGGTTTTTATCACCGAATCCAGAAAGGGAACAGCCTATGCTCACAGGGGAATGCTCAAAAGTGCCGGGTTCAAATTTGACGGTAATAAAAAGTGCTGGTGCAGAGGGATTAACTGA
- a CDS encoding type IV secretory system conjugative DNA transfer family protein, with protein sequence MDLLNIIGLGNKEKDHTLIGCGTPINELNAPVKKIWLKDADRKGHFFCFGSTRIGKTKLIENMVCQDIIKGYSVVLVDPKGDIELFSKIVQTAFGAGREKDLCMISPIYPEYSAAIDPLAYYYMPEEIVSHTVSGIKSDEEFFVNVAYETTLVIVLSLLLFQKNNSEHAAHINFNEIKKRCSHSSLAKLRENLEDLDGEEAKEIKAALDKLLESPADFFSKISSSLRTVLTSLTVGSVGDIIGKARSNEFMKKLEQDESVILIIQTGSLLTRRTSHTVARVLVSMLQSFVGRRFASGKSVNPPLALYMDEFSNIAYLDIADLFNKAGGAGIWIHAFTQSVADLNAEIGPDYARKILDNTNTKLFMRVNDPETAEYISDYSGTVQKFDPVLSLGGGIMIRSSEEQAVMPEDVMNLNARSFFMFGFSGRYKGRTVIVKPPFVKVKFPDISVKPV encoded by the coding sequence ATGGATTTACTAAACATCATTGGTCTGGGTAACAAAGAAAAAGACCACACCCTTATCGGATGCGGAACACCCATAAATGAGCTTAACGCTCCGGTCAAAAAGATATGGCTCAAAGATGCTGACCGTAAAGGGCATTTTTTTTGTTTTGGTTCCACCCGTATTGGCAAGACAAAGCTGATTGAAAACATGGTGTGCCAGGATATTATCAAAGGTTACAGTGTTGTACTTGTTGACCCCAAGGGCGATATTGAACTTTTTTCAAAAATCGTGCAGACAGCCTTTGGAGCCGGTCGGGAAAAGGATCTGTGTATGATTTCGCCCATCTATCCTGAGTATTCTGCTGCCATTGACCCGCTTGCTTATTACTACATGCCTGAAGAGATTGTCAGTCATACGGTATCCGGTATCAAGTCTGATGAGGAGTTTTTTGTTAATGTTGCTTATGAGACTACCCTGGTTATTGTGCTTTCCCTGCTGTTGTTTCAGAAAAATAATTCTGAACATGCAGCACATATTAACTTTAATGAGATCAAGAAACGATGCTCCCATTCCAGCTTGGCAAAGCTTCGGGAAAACCTTGAAGACCTTGATGGTGAGGAGGCTAAGGAGATAAAAGCTGCCCTTGATAAACTGCTTGAGTCTCCTGCTGATTTCTTTTCCAAGATTTCCTCGTCCCTGCGAACCGTGCTTACTTCCCTTACTGTGGGAAGTGTTGGTGATATTATCGGCAAGGCAAGATCAAATGAATTCATGAAAAAACTGGAACAGGATGAAAGCGTTATCCTGATTATCCAGACCGGGAGTCTTCTGACCCGGCGGACAAGTCATACAGTGGCGCGGGTTCTGGTTTCAATGCTCCAGAGCTTTGTGGGAAGGCGCTTTGCTTCAGGTAAATCTGTGAATCCGCCTCTTGCTCTGTACATGGATGAATTTTCAAATATTGCATATCTTGACATTGCCGATCTTTTTAACAAGGCAGGCGGGGCCGGGATTTGGATACATGCGTTTACCCAGTCTGTGGCTGATCTAAATGCAGAAATAGGGCCTGACTATGCACGCAAGATACTGGATAACACAAATACAAAGCTGTTCATGCGGGTTAATGACCCTGAAACAGCAGAGTATATTTCAGATTATTCAGGTACTGTGCAGAAATTTGACCCGGTTCTTTCCCTTGGTGGCGGTATTATGATCCGGTCATCTGAGGAACAGGCTGTGATGCCTGAAGATGTCATGAATCTGAATGCGAGAAGTTTTTTTATGTTCGGGTTTTCAGGCAGGTACAAGGGACGGACTGTTATCGTGAAACCACCTTTTGTAAAGGTTAAGTTTCCTGATATTTCTGTTAAACCGGTATGA